In Panicum virgatum strain AP13 chromosome 4N, P.virgatum_v5, whole genome shotgun sequence, a single window of DNA contains:
- the LOC120669674 gene encoding phospholipase D alpha 2-like isoform X2: MAHLLLHGTLDATILEADNLANPTRATGGAPGIFRKVKNRPPKSNLCFSFQSGFEDSLGLGQGATRLYATVDIGRARVGRTRVIAGDPVNPRWYEAFHIYCAHFAADVVFSVKAAQPIGATLIGRAYLPVRDLLAGQEVDRWLDIHDAARKPLRHGPKIRVRLRFQDVAADPRGWGRGVGGARYPGVPYTFFSQRPGCRVTLYQDAHVPDAFAPRIPLAGGRLYQPGRCWEDVFDAISNARHLIYITGWSVYTEITLLRDGARPRPGGDATLGELLKRKASEGVRVLMLVWDDRTSVESLGMKWGFMSTHDAETAEYFRGTDVRCVLCPRNPDAGSSAVMGAQISYMITHHQKIVVVDHEMPAKHSDRRRIVSFVGGLDLCDGRYDTQFHSLFRTLDTAHHKDFHQPNLAGASIENGGPREPWHDIHSKIEGPAAWDVLYNFEQRWRKQGGGIDLLVDLKAMADLIIPPSPVMFPEDQETWNVQLFRSIDGGACSGFPNTPEGAAQSGLVTGKNNVLDRSIQDAYIHAIRRAKHFIYIENQYFLGSSFGWKADGIKPEDIEALHLIPKELSLKIVSKIEAGEHFAVYVVLPMWPEGPPAGGSVQAILDWQRRTMEMMYYDISVALEAKRIDANPRDYLTFFCLGNREVKLSGEYESAGRPLDGTDYARAQNARRFMIYVHSKMMIVDDEYIIVGSANINQRSMDGGRDSEIAMGAYQPCHLNTKDQVARGQVHGFRMSLWYEHLGMLHDDFLNPDSLKCVQRVTEMADKYWDLYASDNLDADLPGHLLRYPVNITKEGTVTELPGAKYFPDTMATVLGMKSKNLPPILTT, from the exons ATGGCGCACCTGCTGCTGCACGGCACCCTCGACGCCACCATCCTCGAGGCCGACAACCTCGCCAACCCCACCCGCGccaccggcggcgcccccggcatCTTCCGCAAGGTAAAAAATCGGCCCCCAAAATCGAATCTTTGCTTCTCCTTTCAATCT GGGTTCGAGGATTCGCTCGGGCTCGGGCAGGGCGCGACGCGGCTGTACGCGACGGTGGACATCGGCCGGGCGCGCGTGGGCCGGACGCGGGTCATCGCCGGGGACCCCGTGAACCCGCGCTGGTACGAGGCGTTCCACATCTACTGCGCGCACTTCGCCGCCGACGTCGTCTTCTCCGTCAAGGCGGCGCAGCCCATCGGCGCCACGCTCATCGGCCGCGCCTACCTCCCcgtccgggacctcctcgccGGCCAGGAGGTCGACCGCTGGCTCGACATCCACGACGCCGCCCGGAAGCCGCTCCGCCACGGGCCCAAGATACGGGTGCGCCTCCGGTTCCAGGACGTGGCCGCCGACCCCCGCGGGTGgggccgcggcgtcggcggcgcgcgctACCCCGGCGTGCCCTACACCTTCTTCTCGCAGCGGCCCGGGTGCAGGGTCACGCTGTACCAGGACGCGCACGTGCCGGACGCGTTCGCGCCCAGGatcccgctcgccggcggccgcctctACCAGCCGGGCAGGTGCTGGGAGGACGTGTTCGACGCCATCAGCAACGCGCGCCATCTCATCTACATCACCGGGTGGTCCGTCTACACCGAGATCACGCTGCTGCGGGAcggcgcgcgcccgcgccccggCGGCGACGCCACCCTCGGCGAACTCCTCAAGCGCAAGGCCAGCGAGGGCGTGCGCGTGCTCATGCTCGTGTGGGACGACCGCACCTCCGTCGAGTCCCTCGGCATGAAGTGGGGGTTCATGAGTACGCACGACGCCGAGACGGCCGAGTACTTCCGCGGCACCGACGTGCGCTGCGTCCTCTGCCCCCGCAACCCCGACGCCGGCAGCAGCGCCGTCATGGGCGCGCAGATCTCCTACATGATCACCCACCACCAGAAGATCGTGGTCGTCGACCACGAAATGCCGGCAAAGCACAGCGACCGCCGCCGCATCGTCAGCTTCGTCGGTGGCCTCGACCTCTGCGACGGCCGCTACGACACGCAGTTCCACTCCCTGTTCCGGACTCTGGACACGGCGCACCACAAGGATTTCCACCAGCCCAACCTCGCGGGTGCGTCCATTGAAAATGGCGGGCCCAGAGAGCCATGGCACGACATCCACTCCAAGATCGAAGGCCCTGCCGCGTGGGACGTGCTCTACAACTTTGAGCAGCGGTGGAGGAAGCAAGGAGGTGGCATCGATCTCCTCGTCGACCTCAAAGCTATGGCAGACCTGATCATACCGCCATCGCCAGTGATGTTCCCCGAAGACCAGGAGACATGGAACGTGCAACTCTTCCGGTCCATTGATGGCGGCGCATGCTCTGGTTTCCCTAATACCCCAGAGGGCGCGGCTCAATCTGGTCTTGTCACAGGCAAGAACAATGTCCTTGACAGGAGCATCCAGGATGCCTACATCCATGCCATACGCCGGGCCAAGCACTTCATCTACATCGAGAACCAGTACTTCCTAGGCAGCTCATTCGGGTGGAAAGCCGACGGCATAAAACCAGAGGATATTGAAGCACTGCATCTGATCCCCAAAGAGCTTTCACTGAAGATTGTGAGCAAGATTGAGGCTGGTGAGCATTTTGCGGTCTATGTCGTGCTGCCAATGTGGCCAGAAGGTCCTCCTGCTGGTGGATCCGTGCAGGCAATACTTGACTGGCAGAGGCGGACGATGGAGATGATGTACTATGACATTTCTGTTGCACTTGAGGCGAAGAGGATCGACGCAAATCCAAGGGATTACCTTACATTCTTCTGCTTGGGGAACAGGGAGGTGAAACTGAGTGGCGAGTATGAATCTGCAGGCCGTCCATTGGATGGGACAGACTATGCTCGGGCACAGAATGCACGGCGCTTCATGATCTATGTTCACTCCAAGATGATGATAG TCGACGACGAATACATCATCGTTGGATCTGCCAACATCAACCAGCGCTCAATGGACGGGGGTAGGGACTCAGAGATCGCCATGGGCGCATACCAGCCATGCCACCTGAACACCAAAGATCAGGTCGCCCGAGGGCAGGTCCATGGCTTCCGGATGTCTCTGTGGTACGAGCACCTTGGCATGCTGCACGATGATTTCCTCAATCCGGACAGCCTGAAGTGCGTTCAGAGGGTGACCGAGATGGCTGACAAGTACTGGGACCTCTACGCCAGTGACAACCTCGACGCCGACCTCCCTGGGCACCTGCTCAGGTACCCGGTCAACATCACAAAGGAAGGCACAGTTACAGAGCTCCCTGGAGCAAAATACTTCCCTGACACAATGGCGACGGTGCTCGGGATGAAATCTAAGAACCTGCCTCCTATTCTCACTACTTAG
- the LOC120669674 gene encoding phospholipase D alpha 2-like isoform X1: MAHLLLHGTLDATILEADNLANPTRATGGAPGIFRKFVEGFEDSLGLGQGATRLYATVDIGRARVGRTRVIAGDPVNPRWYEAFHIYCAHFAADVVFSVKAAQPIGATLIGRAYLPVRDLLAGQEVDRWLDIHDAARKPLRHGPKIRVRLRFQDVAADPRGWGRGVGGARYPGVPYTFFSQRPGCRVTLYQDAHVPDAFAPRIPLAGGRLYQPGRCWEDVFDAISNARHLIYITGWSVYTEITLLRDGARPRPGGDATLGELLKRKASEGVRVLMLVWDDRTSVESLGMKWGFMSTHDAETAEYFRGTDVRCVLCPRNPDAGSSAVMGAQISYMITHHQKIVVVDHEMPAKHSDRRRIVSFVGGLDLCDGRYDTQFHSLFRTLDTAHHKDFHQPNLAGASIENGGPREPWHDIHSKIEGPAAWDVLYNFEQRWRKQGGGIDLLVDLKAMADLIIPPSPVMFPEDQETWNVQLFRSIDGGACSGFPNTPEGAAQSGLVTGKNNVLDRSIQDAYIHAIRRAKHFIYIENQYFLGSSFGWKADGIKPEDIEALHLIPKELSLKIVSKIEAGEHFAVYVVLPMWPEGPPAGGSVQAILDWQRRTMEMMYYDISVALEAKRIDANPRDYLTFFCLGNREVKLSGEYESAGRPLDGTDYARAQNARRFMIYVHSKMMIVDDEYIIVGSANINQRSMDGGRDSEIAMGAYQPCHLNTKDQVARGQVHGFRMSLWYEHLGMLHDDFLNPDSLKCVQRVTEMADKYWDLYASDNLDADLPGHLLRYPVNITKEGTVTELPGAKYFPDTMATVLGMKSKNLPPILTT, encoded by the exons ATGGCGCACCTGCTGCTGCACGGCACCCTCGACGCCACCATCCTCGAGGCCGACAACCTCGCCAACCCCACCCGCGccaccggcggcgcccccggcatCTTCCGCAAG TTCGTGGAGGGGTTCGAGGATTCGCTCGGGCTCGGGCAGGGCGCGACGCGGCTGTACGCGACGGTGGACATCGGCCGGGCGCGCGTGGGCCGGACGCGGGTCATCGCCGGGGACCCCGTGAACCCGCGCTGGTACGAGGCGTTCCACATCTACTGCGCGCACTTCGCCGCCGACGTCGTCTTCTCCGTCAAGGCGGCGCAGCCCATCGGCGCCACGCTCATCGGCCGCGCCTACCTCCCcgtccgggacctcctcgccGGCCAGGAGGTCGACCGCTGGCTCGACATCCACGACGCCGCCCGGAAGCCGCTCCGCCACGGGCCCAAGATACGGGTGCGCCTCCGGTTCCAGGACGTGGCCGCCGACCCCCGCGGGTGgggccgcggcgtcggcggcgcgcgctACCCCGGCGTGCCCTACACCTTCTTCTCGCAGCGGCCCGGGTGCAGGGTCACGCTGTACCAGGACGCGCACGTGCCGGACGCGTTCGCGCCCAGGatcccgctcgccggcggccgcctctACCAGCCGGGCAGGTGCTGGGAGGACGTGTTCGACGCCATCAGCAACGCGCGCCATCTCATCTACATCACCGGGTGGTCCGTCTACACCGAGATCACGCTGCTGCGGGAcggcgcgcgcccgcgccccggCGGCGACGCCACCCTCGGCGAACTCCTCAAGCGCAAGGCCAGCGAGGGCGTGCGCGTGCTCATGCTCGTGTGGGACGACCGCACCTCCGTCGAGTCCCTCGGCATGAAGTGGGGGTTCATGAGTACGCACGACGCCGAGACGGCCGAGTACTTCCGCGGCACCGACGTGCGCTGCGTCCTCTGCCCCCGCAACCCCGACGCCGGCAGCAGCGCCGTCATGGGCGCGCAGATCTCCTACATGATCACCCACCACCAGAAGATCGTGGTCGTCGACCACGAAATGCCGGCAAAGCACAGCGACCGCCGCCGCATCGTCAGCTTCGTCGGTGGCCTCGACCTCTGCGACGGCCGCTACGACACGCAGTTCCACTCCCTGTTCCGGACTCTGGACACGGCGCACCACAAGGATTTCCACCAGCCCAACCTCGCGGGTGCGTCCATTGAAAATGGCGGGCCCAGAGAGCCATGGCACGACATCCACTCCAAGATCGAAGGCCCTGCCGCGTGGGACGTGCTCTACAACTTTGAGCAGCGGTGGAGGAAGCAAGGAGGTGGCATCGATCTCCTCGTCGACCTCAAAGCTATGGCAGACCTGATCATACCGCCATCGCCAGTGATGTTCCCCGAAGACCAGGAGACATGGAACGTGCAACTCTTCCGGTCCATTGATGGCGGCGCATGCTCTGGTTTCCCTAATACCCCAGAGGGCGCGGCTCAATCTGGTCTTGTCACAGGCAAGAACAATGTCCTTGACAGGAGCATCCAGGATGCCTACATCCATGCCATACGCCGGGCCAAGCACTTCATCTACATCGAGAACCAGTACTTCCTAGGCAGCTCATTCGGGTGGAAAGCCGACGGCATAAAACCAGAGGATATTGAAGCACTGCATCTGATCCCCAAAGAGCTTTCACTGAAGATTGTGAGCAAGATTGAGGCTGGTGAGCATTTTGCGGTCTATGTCGTGCTGCCAATGTGGCCAGAAGGTCCTCCTGCTGGTGGATCCGTGCAGGCAATACTTGACTGGCAGAGGCGGACGATGGAGATGATGTACTATGACATTTCTGTTGCACTTGAGGCGAAGAGGATCGACGCAAATCCAAGGGATTACCTTACATTCTTCTGCTTGGGGAACAGGGAGGTGAAACTGAGTGGCGAGTATGAATCTGCAGGCCGTCCATTGGATGGGACAGACTATGCTCGGGCACAGAATGCACGGCGCTTCATGATCTATGTTCACTCCAAGATGATGATAG TCGACGACGAATACATCATCGTTGGATCTGCCAACATCAACCAGCGCTCAATGGACGGGGGTAGGGACTCAGAGATCGCCATGGGCGCATACCAGCCATGCCACCTGAACACCAAAGATCAGGTCGCCCGAGGGCAGGTCCATGGCTTCCGGATGTCTCTGTGGTACGAGCACCTTGGCATGCTGCACGATGATTTCCTCAATCCGGACAGCCTGAAGTGCGTTCAGAGGGTGACCGAGATGGCTGACAAGTACTGGGACCTCTACGCCAGTGACAACCTCGACGCCGACCTCCCTGGGCACCTGCTCAGGTACCCGGTCAACATCACAAAGGAAGGCACAGTTACAGAGCTCCCTGGAGCAAAATACTTCCCTGACACAATGGCGACGGTGCTCGGGATGAAATCTAAGAACCTGCCTCCTATTCTCACTACTTAG